The following coding sequences lie in one Paracidovorax avenae genomic window:
- a CDS encoding DUF4400 domain-containing protein — MTPAPPPKPQAVGPIGLAFSVSFGLVSVAVGAWIVGMLIEIGGGYFLWKGQGIWHAQSLVQQDLEYIAAAPRSLLVRDTVAFSLQLAGWVRMPYEKLGVLRWYQRMHAPTTAAPTAMPLTGQTVAPQLRGIGVATADAGRVLSEWLVISMFVAQDVLLRMAIGAFAMPAFVLACLIGVVDGLVRRDRRRWTGGRESSFVYHHAKRYTGWALTGGFGLYLSWPFGGFNPAHMVLVFTVLVAVTLSTTVGAFKKYA; from the coding sequence ATGACGCCAGCGCCGCCTCCCAAGCCGCAGGCCGTGGGGCCCATCGGGCTCGCGTTCAGCGTCTCCTTCGGCCTGGTCAGCGTGGCCGTGGGCGCCTGGATCGTCGGCATGCTCATCGAGATCGGGGGCGGCTATTTCCTGTGGAAGGGCCAGGGGATCTGGCACGCCCAATCTCTGGTCCAGCAGGACCTGGAGTACATCGCGGCCGCGCCGCGCAGCCTGCTGGTGCGCGACACCGTGGCCTTCTCGCTGCAGCTTGCCGGGTGGGTGCGCATGCCCTACGAAAAGCTCGGCGTGCTGCGGTGGTACCAGCGCATGCATGCACCGACCACGGCAGCGCCGACGGCGATGCCGCTCACCGGCCAGACGGTCGCCCCACAGCTGCGCGGAATTGGCGTGGCCACGGCGGACGCCGGGCGCGTACTGTCCGAATGGCTCGTCATCAGCATGTTCGTGGCTCAGGACGTGCTGCTGCGCATGGCGATCGGCGCATTTGCCATGCCGGCCTTCGTGCTGGCCTGCCTCATCGGCGTGGTCGATGGCCTGGTGCGCCGCGACCGCCGGCGCTGGACCGGGGGCCGCGAGTCGTCCTTCGTCTACCACCACGCCAAGCGCTACACCGGCTGGGCCCTTACGGGGGGATTCGGCCTCTACCTCTCTTGGCCGTTCGGCGGCTTCAACCCCGCGCACATGGTGCTGGTCTTCACGGTCCTGGTGGCCGTGACGCTCTCCACCACCGTGGGCGCTTTCAAAAAGTACGCATGA
- a CDS encoding RAQPRD family integrative conjugative element protein, whose amino-acid sequence MKPARKLFALIAAGILVTTATAWAGVSDDELERERLSRIAAEIEQVQSMVSEAERSAPTGQRVKFRYDWLLRDLEMLRQGIVTHVDTPRQPRPVTPLRGDYRQ is encoded by the coding sequence ATGAAACCCGCCCGCAAGCTCTTCGCCCTGATCGCGGCCGGCATCCTGGTCACCACGGCGACCGCCTGGGCCGGCGTGAGCGACGACGAGCTCGAACGGGAGCGCCTCTCGCGCATCGCGGCCGAGATCGAGCAGGTCCAGTCCATGGTGAGCGAGGCCGAGCGCTCCGCCCCGACCGGCCAGCGGGTGAAGTTTCGCTACGACTGGCTGCTGCGCGACCTGGAAATGCTGCGCCAGGGCATCGTCACCCACGTCGACACGCCACGCCAGCCACGGCCGGTTACGCCGCTGCGCGGCGACTACCGCCAGTGA
- a CDS encoding DUF3262 family protein — MYGDMKAAFLQGAGVDPGQLKAVVLSIVFAAIFIVAGWIGQQLAEAYGDGQLDKSELYQALIAICVLLLVIFSFLAWL, encoded by the coding sequence ATGTACGGCGACATGAAGGCGGCATTCCTGCAGGGCGCTGGCGTCGATCCAGGCCAATTGAAGGCCGTGGTGCTCTCGATCGTCTTCGCGGCGATCTTCATCGTCGCGGGCTGGATCGGGCAGCAGCTCGCGGAGGCCTACGGCGACGGTCAGTTGGACAAGTCCGAGTTGTACCAGGCGCTCATCGCGATCTGCGTCCTGCTGCTGGTCATTTTTTCGTTCCTTGCCTGGCTGTGA
- a CDS encoding DUF2976 domain-containing protein, with protein sequence MKSIRQVASIACLVIATCAQSAAMAALPNIPKPSGGGIGGAAVQDGDWLALMGAYFKAGFAILGIVLGTYAFFTVMSGALKKWKEYSEGRAQLADLKEHMIVGTVLLVFIVMLANYAIQTMA encoded by the coding sequence ATGAAATCCATCCGCCAAGTTGCCAGCATTGCCTGCCTGGTGATCGCAACCTGCGCCCAGTCAGCTGCAATGGCTGCGCTGCCCAACATTCCGAAGCCTTCGGGCGGAGGCATCGGTGGCGCTGCAGTCCAGGACGGCGACTGGCTCGCGTTGATGGGGGCGTACTTCAAGGCCGGATTTGCCATCCTCGGCATCGTGCTCGGCACGTACGCCTTCTTCACTGTGATGTCCGGTGCGCTGAAGAAGTGGAAAGAGTACAGCGAAGGCCGCGCCCAACTCGCCGATCTCAAAGAGCACATGATCGTGGGAACCGTGCTGCTGGTTTTCATCGTCATGCTCGCGAACTACGCGATTCAGACAATGGCTTGA
- a CDS encoding TIGR03750 family conjugal transfer protein, which translates to MAADDVRPQGNSAAAPLTDRVNTEPPIMNGMSATEGGYVGAISFAFFLVVGILLYLLTGYWHFIFASAVIGPFAVLWQASLYLQTVKRNKPEGWYVQAARLWLEDHGPGRKRYLRHHGYFELGRRLDFDAANPNRSAGADRARSTSTPTPQQP; encoded by the coding sequence ATGGCTGCAGACGACGTACGGCCACAAGGCAACAGCGCCGCGGCCCCATTGACCGATCGCGTGAACACCGAGCCGCCCATCATGAACGGGATGTCCGCCACCGAGGGCGGCTATGTGGGCGCGATCTCGTTCGCGTTCTTTCTCGTGGTCGGCATCCTGTTGTACCTGCTCACAGGCTACTGGCACTTCATCTTCGCGAGTGCCGTCATCGGGCCGTTCGCTGTTCTGTGGCAGGCGTCTCTGTACCTCCAAACGGTGAAGCGCAACAAGCCCGAAGGCTGGTACGTGCAGGCGGCGCGCCTCTGGCTCGAAGACCATGGCCCAGGCCGAAAGCGGTACCTCCGGCACCACGGCTACTTCGAGCTCGGGCGGCGGCTCGACTTCGATGCCGCGAACCCGAATCGAAGTGCGGGCGCCGATCGCGCACGCAGCACCAGCACCCCAACTCCCCAACAGCCATGA
- a CDS encoding PFL_4703 family integrating conjugative element protein, whose product MSSGQFLDALASERRHNDRLTKTMAGVIALGIVSTWFAWRQPKSVDVHLAPDVRAGDTVRVSDGRSPVPSPNVYGFAYYIWQQVNRWQTDGAQDYGQQIFNMQYYLTPRCQAQLQADMELRQGKGELRRRTRQISEIPGFPYSENRVLADGPDAWTVLLDMQVTETFGGQAVKDVFIRYPMRVVRFDVDRERNPWHLALDCFGANRPARLNPADLKAGTDVRISVQAPRLPGTISPSSLPRDTAVD is encoded by the coding sequence ATGAGCAGTGGTCAATTTCTCGACGCTCTCGCGTCCGAGCGGCGTCACAACGACCGACTCACGAAGACCATGGCGGGCGTGATCGCGCTCGGCATCGTCAGCACCTGGTTCGCCTGGCGCCAGCCGAAGTCGGTGGATGTCCACCTGGCCCCCGACGTGCGAGCGGGCGACACGGTCCGCGTCAGCGACGGCCGATCGCCGGTGCCGTCGCCCAACGTCTACGGCTTTGCCTACTACATCTGGCAGCAAGTCAACCGCTGGCAGACCGATGGCGCACAGGACTATGGGCAGCAGATTTTCAACATGCAGTACTACCTCACGCCCCGCTGCCAGGCCCAGCTGCAGGCGGACATGGAGCTGCGGCAAGGCAAGGGCGAATTGCGCCGGCGCACCCGGCAGATCTCCGAGATTCCCGGCTTCCCCTACTCCGAAAACCGCGTGCTTGCGGATGGCCCCGATGCCTGGACCGTGCTCCTGGACATGCAGGTCACCGAGACGTTCGGCGGGCAGGCGGTGAAGGACGTCTTCATTCGCTACCCGATGCGCGTTGTGCGTTTCGACGTAGATCGCGAACGCAATCCCTGGCATCTCGCGCTGGACTGCTTCGGCGCCAACCGCCCTGCCCGCCTCAACCCGGCGGATCTCAAGGCCGGAACCGACGTGCGTATTAGCGTGCAGGCGCCCCGGCTGCCCGGAACGATCTCCCCCTCCAGCCTGCCGCGGGACACGGCCGTTGATTGA
- a CDS encoding TIGR03749 family integrating conjugative element protein, whose amino-acid sequence MLHPHHRTYRPLLALIVACASAQLHAQQVEPLNVGAPPPDLINSGRPTTQTNAPVEAVDLGQAPVAVAKPARPAQNTVAGMSLPAPLAGAGGPSIARAAAARATLRSVGPAPLTGTASAPAERAVFAREPVRVNLTVGQERLVTLPADALLHVPSDIEAVARVESIGGTLYVTALVPFTPIRIVAELVDSGQQIPLDLVATKPSGAGAAGGELQVSVVEPGTVAQPTAVDGVAAGHRAAAAPEVDMVQLTRYAARQLYAPRRLASPIAGVSQVAVTGDELAGLVRGAAVQAVPVGQWRAGGLTVTAVRITNRSRFPLEVPLESLRGRWLAATAQHGRIGPAGSDTDTTAIYLVCERAFESCL is encoded by the coding sequence ATGCTCCATCCTCATCACCGAACCTATCGCCCCCTGCTCGCGCTCATCGTCGCGTGCGCCTCGGCTCAGTTGCACGCGCAGCAGGTCGAGCCACTGAATGTCGGGGCGCCTCCGCCCGATCTCATCAACTCGGGACGGCCCACCACGCAGACCAACGCGCCTGTGGAAGCCGTGGACCTTGGGCAGGCGCCGGTCGCCGTAGCGAAGCCCGCGCGTCCCGCGCAGAACACCGTCGCCGGCATGAGTCTGCCGGCGCCCCTGGCCGGCGCCGGCGGGCCATCGATCGCTCGCGCCGCCGCCGCGCGAGCGACTTTGCGAAGCGTGGGGCCTGCGCCGCTGACAGGTACCGCGTCGGCCCCGGCCGAACGGGCAGTTTTCGCGCGAGAGCCGGTGCGGGTGAACCTGACCGTGGGCCAGGAGCGCCTGGTGACGCTGCCGGCTGACGCCCTGCTGCATGTCCCGAGCGACATCGAGGCCGTTGCCCGTGTCGAGTCGATTGGCGGGACGCTATACGTCACCGCCCTGGTGCCGTTCACGCCCATTCGCATCGTCGCCGAGCTCGTGGACAGCGGCCAGCAAATCCCGCTGGATCTGGTGGCCACCAAGCCGTCCGGCGCCGGAGCGGCGGGCGGCGAACTGCAGGTGTCCGTCGTGGAGCCTGGCACGGTGGCGCAGCCGACCGCCGTGGACGGAGTGGCGGCCGGGCACCGGGCCGCCGCGGCACCGGAGGTGGACATGGTGCAACTGACCCGGTATGCCGCTCGCCAGCTGTATGCGCCACGCCGGCTCGCAAGCCCTATCGCGGGCGTGAGCCAGGTCGCCGTGACCGGCGACGAGTTGGCCGGCCTGGTGCGCGGCGCAGCCGTCCAGGCCGTGCCCGTCGGACAGTGGCGGGCCGGCGGGCTGACCGTCACCGCCGTACGCATCACCAACCGTTCGCGCTTCCCGCTGGAAGTCCCGCTGGAAAGCCTGCGGGGGCGCTGGCTGGCGGCGACCGCTCAGCACGGTCGCATCGGACCTGCTGGAAGTGATACCGACACCACGGCCATCTACCTGGTGTGCGAACGCGCGTTCGAGTCCTGTCTGTGA
- a CDS encoding TIGR03752 family integrating conjugative element protein gives MAVKSNRFIPVLAIAAIAIVGTIFMMNRNPSPASEPMKAVPLPKTAGADEDTPAETLATVVASNRELRQWAERVLRENEELRRQLKLGGIPSQAVSAEPTAATGAPDQPAPPRQAKAGGAANSPVDVIANAWGNATDTLGSLGRHPAAPVDGAVAQDMPADGAAGAVGYKVVPPMGYVAQTQSNQGMTTTRYVRSPGSATAAAAAAAGAGGSTGTGSATRAAQAASEKAEAEPYFTLPENSTLTGVTAMTSLIGRVPVNGRVTDPMQFKAIVGRENLAANGWELPEDLAGMVVTGVAIGDMALSCTEGKVRSMTFVFNDGTIRTISARRSGSSTNGGIGSGNTSDLGFISDLHGNPCIQGKFVTNAPAYLTDIVGAKGLGVAAEALAQAQTTTLNRGDSTSSAVTGNAGSFALGRMGSGAADELTRWLTERLKSSFDAVVTPAGQQLVVHLDTEIAIDKPANARKILHRTQSSNVLSGARYGLE, from the coding sequence ATGGCCGTCAAGAGCAATCGATTCATCCCGGTCCTGGCGATCGCCGCCATTGCGATCGTCGGCACCATCTTCATGATGAACCGCAACCCATCGCCCGCCTCGGAGCCGATGAAGGCTGTTCCGCTGCCCAAGACGGCAGGAGCCGACGAGGACACGCCGGCAGAGACCCTGGCCACGGTGGTCGCGTCGAACCGTGAACTGCGGCAGTGGGCGGAGCGTGTACTCCGCGAGAACGAGGAACTGAGGCGGCAGCTCAAGCTGGGCGGAATTCCATCGCAGGCCGTCAGCGCAGAGCCGACTGCGGCTACAGGCGCTCCAGACCAACCAGCACCGCCCCGCCAGGCGAAGGCGGGAGGTGCTGCCAATTCGCCCGTCGACGTTATCGCGAATGCCTGGGGCAATGCCACAGACACGCTCGGCTCCCTGGGCAGGCATCCGGCCGCACCCGTTGATGGCGCTGTAGCGCAGGACATGCCCGCGGATGGCGCCGCGGGCGCAGTGGGCTACAAGGTCGTGCCGCCGATGGGGTATGTCGCGCAGACACAAAGCAACCAGGGAATGACCACCACACGCTACGTCCGCAGCCCGGGCAGCGCGACGGCTGCAGCCGCAGCGGCCGCTGGCGCAGGTGGATCCACTGGCACGGGCAGTGCGACGCGCGCCGCCCAGGCGGCGTCCGAGAAGGCGGAGGCCGAGCCGTATTTCACGCTTCCGGAGAATTCCACGCTCACGGGCGTGACCGCCATGACGAGCCTCATCGGCCGCGTTCCTGTCAACGGGCGGGTGACCGATCCGATGCAGTTCAAGGCGATCGTCGGGCGCGAGAACCTGGCGGCCAACGGCTGGGAGCTTCCGGAAGATCTGGCGGGCATGGTGGTGACCGGCGTGGCGATCGGCGACATGGCGCTGTCCTGCACCGAGGGCAAGGTGCGCAGCATGACCTTCGTCTTCAACGACGGAACGATCCGCACGATCTCCGCTCGCCGCTCGGGGTCATCCACCAACGGGGGAATCGGCTCTGGCAATACCAGCGATCTCGGATTCATCAGCGACCTGCACGGCAATCCTTGCATCCAGGGCAAGTTTGTCACGAACGCCCCGGCCTACCTGACCGACATCGTGGGCGCCAAGGGCCTCGGCGTCGCCGCCGAGGCGCTGGCCCAGGCGCAAACGACGACGCTCAACCGCGGCGACTCGACATCCTCGGCCGTCACTGGGAATGCGGGCAGCTTCGCCCTGGGCCGCATGGGATCGGGCGCAGCCGACGAGCTCACGCGATGGCTCACCGAGCGCCTCAAAAGCAGCTTCGACGCCGTGGTCACGCCGGCCGGCCAGCAGCTGGTCGTGCACCTGGACACCGAGATTGCGATCGACAAGCCCGCGAACGCGCGAAAGATCCTCCACCGCACCCAATCCTCCAACGTCCTCTCCGGAGCCCGCTATGGTCTCGAATAG
- a CDS encoding TIGR03751 family conjugal transfer lipoprotein, which produces MVSNSRILAVLSLSATLLAGCSVSGPRESPLKEVTEGSPTVLDVYRGKAVGGAPERSLSTPRERLEHDAPARPLTADDGRTQRYWSAVEPMQQRFARLANPDLVMVVYPHLAKGKYPVPGYVTVFPMYEQTEYALPGEVQEDLLRGRATVQGRSSTEGGRR; this is translated from the coding sequence ATGGTCTCGAATAGCCGCATCCTCGCTGTCCTGTCGCTTTCCGCTACTCTGCTCGCCGGTTGCTCCGTCAGCGGTCCGAGAGAGAGCCCGCTCAAGGAGGTGACGGAGGGCAGTCCCACCGTCCTGGACGTCTACCGCGGCAAGGCCGTCGGCGGCGCGCCGGAGCGGTCCCTGTCCACGCCCCGGGAACGGCTGGAGCACGACGCGCCCGCGCGCCCGCTCACTGCTGACGATGGTCGGACCCAGCGCTATTGGTCGGCCGTCGAGCCTATGCAGCAGCGCTTTGCCCGCCTGGCGAACCCCGACCTGGTGATGGTCGTGTACCCCCACCTGGCGAAGGGCAAGTACCCGGTGCCGGGGTACGTCACGGTGTTCCCGATGTACGAGCAGACGGAGTACGCCCTGCCCGGCGAGGTGCAGGAAGATCTGCTGCGCGGCCGCGCAACCGTCCAGGGCCGCTCGTCCACGGAAGGAGGCCGTCGATGA